GTGTATTGGaagttcatttcttttcatgaGAATCATCTTATCTGGACAGTATTCAAGAAACGTACACTGTTGATTGTTTCGACAGAAAAAGGTATTGCTTGTCATAGTTACTTTATCCGAAAGTAACAATGTaacaatcgatataaatatcattaatcgTAACATTTTACTcttgtacttattatttcaACCAAGGAATTGGTGCTGCGGTAAacaagtttattttttattcctatcgACAACCGTCATTATCCGTGACAAACGATGAACTGATATCTGGCAATGTACGACCAGGACTTGGTATTTCTATTGATCTCCTTGACGgtattgttatttcttcttccgcCGGAAATCTCTTTGTCACGCAAAAAGTACATGTGTTATATgactcgttctttttttttctttttttttatttttttatttttttatttttttttttttttttttgagataaaacgaggaaaaagaatggGCTAGTCCAGTtaaaatagttaataataaaagatagaaaaaatgtCTATATCGCTATTTCGTTGACAATATGTGAGAAAAGAGTTAAGCGTTATGATCAAGTGAAATCAGTAAACAGTATAATCTAATGGATTCAAgctgaaatatatttttatactgtTTTTAACAGTTTGAGTTTCGTCGATCATTCCACTCGATGGAAGTCTCAACGATGCCAGAACCTCTTACAAAGTCAACCGCGACGATGTTGGCTGTATATTGCCATTTTGTTGCATACCAATTCGTGACATTGGCATTAACTTTATCGGCCATTTGACGAAGACTTGTTTGAAATCTGTTTGAAATCACGTACCACATATTAGGCGTCAATTCCGCCATCGCTGATCTTGGCGTTGTTTTGTAATCCCTGAAAGGAAAATACCAAAATTGTAGGTGGTAATCGGGGTTAAGGGAAAATTGTTCAAAATCAAGGATCTACTTACCAGAGACTCGACGTTTCGATACGATTAAGATATCTATATAGATCATCGATAGTTTGAACGTTACCCCATTGATGGGTAACGCAAGGCCAAAGGCTTTCGGAAAAGCTGAGAATTTGTTTCTCATCGTAACCGATAATCAGTCTTCTTTCCGAGGACCAAATCGTATTCAATGTTGTGAACCAACCGGTTTTGTAAGGTAAATAGTAATCCACAAATTGTTTCTCCAAATATTTAACGAACTGCTGATGTATGGACAAGTTTTTATGAAATCCTGTTGAAGTCAGGCACGTGTCCCATATTAAGATGATTAACAAGTATTCAGTtgaattgtttcttttcaagCGACACCTTAACATCAATGATAATTACCAACTGGAAATTCTTGAACGTCAAAGATCACGATCTCCTCGGTATTATCGAGAAATTCTTTCACTTGCTCGATGATGACTCGTAATGGTATCAACTGTACGATTCCATGATTAGCCCACCAGATTTCATTCGTGAGAGGATAATGTCCAACTCGAATGTCCAAATATCGTACTCCGTATATCAATTGCGCGAGTACGTCTATGTCCTGAAAGCTATGAAAAATCTCGAACGTTGCTCGAATCGAACgtaagggaaagaaaatttataatcgacACGCGAATGCCATTTTCACCTGCGTTATAACGTATTTCTCAATAATCTTCTCTCGATCAGCCCGTTCGTGGATCGCATAGGACGCTGAATCGTGTGTGCctggtaaaaatattttattcatcttaAGAGGAcctagaatttcttttctctcggcCATCCAATTGGGACGCGTTTCGAGACAATTCACTTTTCTCAGGTCACCATTCCTCAGCCAAGCAACGTGATACTCTAAACACAAACACACGATTAACACTTTAAAGTTgttaaattgataaaagaaagaaaaaaagaacaaaataattttttcgaaacGCACTGAGACACTCCCTGTGATAGGTCAAATTCGTAGTAGGCAGATATTCGGCCTGAATTCCTGTACTCTTTATACCACTCGAAGATTTTGGTTCCAAAATGAGAATCGGTTCGGATCCATTCGCTGGATCACCCGTGTAAAGTGCAATCCTGTCGCTATCCGATCGATACTTTGGATGATTCCAATAAATTTCGAGTTCACGAATCATTGATTCCGACATCATTGGTGAGATGATCAACCCCACGTGAGACCGTTGGAAATCTGATcaaatcgaacgaacgagatctaatttcttcttcttccaaaaGAGACTTTACATAATTGTTAAAGGGATTTATTATAAAGAGAATAtgttataacaattaaattaccATCTTCGTTGTCCAAGCTACACGTCTCCTTCGTCCTTACTTCGAAAATCATTAAAAGGGATATGAGAATTAAGACGATCACTTTTGTACACATTATTCCTCGATCCTCTTCCATCGATCTAAACTTGTTCTATACGATCGTTCTCGATGTCTTCTTGCGTATCAATTCTGTAACGTGCAACCGCAAAGAAAGTGTTTCAATGGAAGTCCTTCCTTGCTCGATTTCTTTACAGAACGTATCGTTACAAAACTGATTTCGATATACGATATAAGAAGTAAAGAGActaattccttctttttttacgaattcAAGTTCGTTTGGGAGAAAGACGAGACGATTCTctttgattatttcttttttttttttttcttttttcttttttcttttttcttgtttgttaTCCATTCAAATAATTTCGGATCGACGACGATAACTTGGTTCGGCTATTTCCTCGTGAAGACTAACGGCGTGAGACCTACTTATTAGCGCGGTTACGACAGTCAGAATAAAACGTCTTGAGTTTCTATTTGAAAATGGTAGACAAGTTACATATCGCGAGTGACGTGCTGGCAAAACTCGACTAAGAATGCTAAAACTTGCTTCGTATTTGCATTCGCGTTCATGCATGAAAGACCATCAAAagatgttaatattgtttatttgtcTTTAACACCAAGACGCCGGCGAAAGAAGTTTTACATCACCGCGTGTTTATGCTTTGATATCCGTTCGATCTATGAAATTTGCGAAacggaatataaaaagaatttttttctgatcaaatactttttattcctctctctctctctctttctctcgtttttttttcgtaaagctcgatctcctttctccttatcgttatttaaaatttcaaatttatctcgaattatttatgtttacgttatattctttcgatgaatgaaaataatgaaacataacatatgaataattttgataaacgaATGatgtacatttctttttccttaagcGAAATTCGATCCtgattgataattaaaattttatatgcatTTTGAAGTACGTACcaatatcaatgaaatcttTATAGAATTCTTAGCACGATCCTCTTTTGTAGTCAATGTGGTATATAAACTGACGTCATTAAGCGATCGtgtcgaaagagaaaggaaaaaaggagatgaAGATCGACATTTTGAACGTTTCGTTAACGAAgtcacaaaagaaaataatgttaaaccctattttttgctcttcttttttttcttttttttctttttttttcttttttttacgtcgATCGGAAAGagtatcgaaataaaatagatttccttaacgataaaaagaaataactttgGAGCAACTTTCTAAACGCACAACAGCACAACGCGCACGACTCTCGTTCGCTTATCGCAAGACTTATGGCAGTTGCATGCAACACTAAACGTACGATGATTGTGCGATTACTTCGACTTCGAactttacgtatataaatgaaaagtcagaattcattctttcctttttttcttttttctttttcatgcaTTGAATCTCTTTGAAAGATCGACGATGCATTCGATTCAAACGTTTAACAAGGGATAAGATTGATAGCAATCACGAAAATATGAAATCGTGCGATATACATCATTTGTATGGGCTTTTAAaccttctttatttataaaactggaaaaaaagaaaacttttatgAGAGTAACAAACTTTTGGCTTATGTGACTAGTTGTAATACTCAGCGGCAATACTAAATTAGTGCAATGTTAGGTATGTACATTCGCGTGTTCGTGTATTTTTCCTTGTGTAAATGTCggtgtatattattttgtttattttattcatatgtatatgtatatacaaatacatacacacacacacacacatatatttacatatatatatatatatatatatatatatatatatatatatatatatatatatatatatatatatatatagagatcgatcgagaaaaatttgttaaaatttcctttttaagAAAGtcgtattcattttattcttttttgttttgcatAACAAATTTAAGTACGATTTTGTTACGTAATTCAGATAAAACATGAAATTTTCGTTGGGAAACAACGTCGACATTCCTTCGAATACTTTTCTCGTCGATCAAATTCACTGGATAAATCTAGTCACtaaatgtacgtatgtatgtatgtaatgttAAAAGAATGTTTCATAAGTTGCACACGCGCTTATTTTCTCATCCACAATCGCACGAAAGtaagaaattgtttatattatattttctctctctctcttttctatttcactcTC
This is a stretch of genomic DNA from Vespa crabro chromosome 3, iyVesCrab1.2, whole genome shotgun sequence. It encodes these proteins:
- the LOC124423028 gene encoding PI-PLC X domain-containing protein 1-like, with amino-acid sequence MEEDRGIMCTKVIVLILISLLMIFEVRTKETCSLDNEDDFQRSHVGLIISPMMSESMIRELEIYWNHPKYRSDSDRIALYTGDPANGSEPILILEPKSSSGIKSTGIQAEYLPTTNLTYHRECLKYHVAWLRNGDLRKVNCLETRPNWMAERKEILGPLKMNKIFLPGTHDSASYAIHERADREKIIEKYVITQDIDVLAQLIYGVRYLDIRVGHYPLTNEIWWANHGIVQLIPLRVIIEQVKEFLDNTEEIVIFDVQEFPVGFHKNLSIHQQFVKYLEKQFVDYYLPYKTGWFTTLNTIWSSERRLIIGYDEKQILSFSESLWPCVTHQWGNVQTIDDLYRYLNRIETSSLWDYKTTPRSAMAELTPNMWYVISNRFQTSLRQMADKVNANVTNWYATKWQYTANIVAVDFVRGSGIVETSIEWNDRRNSNC